The sequence CGGGTAACCGTAAAAGAGGGAGCTGTTTGTCAATTTGCTTACAGCGAAGATGGAGAACAATTTACCTCCATAGAAGATACCTTTACTGCCGTACCCGGAAAGTGGATTGGTGCCAAAGTGGGGCTCTTTGCCGCGAGAGAAGACAAGATCAATGACTCTGGTTATGCAGATGTGGATTGGTTCAGGTTTTCAAAATGACGGCTTGCGTGGAAGCCTTTCCTCCATGGATTGGCCACCACTAAGTTTAAATATGATCCATAATCTTCACTTTTGGATGATCATCGGTCCTGTTGAAGATTTTACTCACGAACAATTTAAAATAGGTAAACCCCAAAATGATAAACACAAGCTATAAATATTTATTCCTGATTGCCGTCTTGGTAGTCATGAGCAGTAGGGTGAAAGGAAGGCAAATCGATCCTGTGGAAGCAACGATTTACGAGGGCGTGGAAATCGAAATGCCCCAAGTACAGCTTCCGAGTTTTCCAGACCATGAAGTGAACATAACTGCTTACGGAGCGGTAGGCAATGGCATCGAGAAAAACACAGCGGCATTTGCCAAGGCCATTGATGAGGTGGCCCAAGCAGGCGGCGGTAGGGTGATCGTTCCGAGGGGAATCTGGCTTACAGGCCCCGTGACGCTACAGAGCAATATCAACCTCCATCTTGAGGAAGGTGCTCTGGTGCTATTTTCGCGTGACTTTGACGATTACCCCTTGGTCAAAACCAGCTTTGAAGGCTTGAACACGGTGCGGTGTACTTCACCCATCAATGCCTTTGAGGCAGAAAATATAGCCATTACCGGTAAGGGTGTCATCGATGGAAATGGGGATGCTTGGCGACCAGTGAAAAAGGGAAAAATGACGCCAGGTCAATGGGATAAACTGGTGAAGTCGGGTGGCGTCCTTTCTGATGATGAAAAGATGTGGTTCCCAACTGCCAATTCAAAAAAAGGATATACCAGTAGCAGTAATTTCAATGTGCCAGATTTAATCAGCGATGATGAATTGGCATCTGTTAAGGATTTTTTGCGTCCTGTCATGGTGAGTTTGGTGAAATGTAACAAGGTGCTGTTGGATGGACCTACTTTTCAGAATTCACCTGCTTGGAACATTCACCCGCTGATGAGTGAAAATGTGGTCATCCGCAACCTTAACGTCCGTAATCCATGGTACAGCCAAAATGGAGATGGGCTTGACCTAGAATCCTGTAAAAATGCCCTGGTCTATAACAACACCTTTGACGTGGGAGATGATGCCATTTGCTTTAAGTCAGGAAAAAACCAAGACGGCAGAGACCGGGGAATGCCCACCGAAAATGTAATTGTGAAAAATAATACAGTATATCATGCGCATGGCGGATTTGTTGTGGGAAGTGAGATGTCAGGTGGCGTTCGGAATGTGCATGTGTCCAACTGCACCTTTATCGGCACCGATGTGGGCTTAAGGTTTAAAAGCACCCGGGGCAGGGGCGGTGTCGTGGAAAATATCCATATTTCCGATATTGATATGATCAATATTCCTACAGATGCAATTCGTTTCAACATGTTTTACGGCGGGAACTCTCCCGTGTTGGAAGAAGACCAAGATGCAGAAGATGAAGCCAGGGATGAAACCATCGTTCCGGTGACGGAGGAAACGCCAGCTTTTAAGGATATTTACATGAAAAACATTACGGCAACCGGTTCTGGAACTGCTGCATTTTTCATGGGATTACCAGAAAAGAGCTTGGAAAATGTCCGGCTTGAAAATGCCTTGTTGGAAGCAAAAAATGGGATTACTGTCATCGATACCGATGGCCTGGTACTTAAAAATGTGGAAGTAAGGGCTGCAAAAACTTCTGCTTTGACCATTTACAATAGCAGAAACGTACAGGTGACGGAATTTTCTTTTGGAGATAATGGAAAAACTCCCGTTCGCGTATTGGGCGAATTGTCCAGCGATATACAATTTGACCAAGCAGATTTTTCCAACGTGGAAGAACAAGTGACAAAGGGGAAAGGACTTCCTTCCAATGCATTAAACCTCAAATAAGCATGAATAACTTAACCAGATCAATCATTCCAATCATCGTCCTGGCAGGACTGTTGGTTTCTTTTGTCCGAAAGGATCAAGACATCACCATTTTTATGATAGGCGACAGCACGATGGCCAATAAACCTTATTCGGGCAGCAACCCTGAGAAAGGCTGGGGGCAGGTATTTGGTTTATATTTCAATGATGGCGTGCGTGTGGAAAATCATGCCTTGAATGGTAGGAGTACCAAGAGCTTTCGCGACGAAGGGCATTGGGACAAAGTCTACCAGTCCATCAAGCCGGGGGATTATGTCATCATTGAATTTGGCCATAATGACCAGAA comes from Echinicola vietnamensis DSM 17526 and encodes:
- a CDS encoding glycoside hydrolase family 28 protein, giving the protein MINTSYKYLFLIAVLVVMSSRVKGRQIDPVEATIYEGVEIEMPQVQLPSFPDHEVNITAYGAVGNGIEKNTAAFAKAIDEVAQAGGGRVIVPRGIWLTGPVTLQSNINLHLEEGALVLFSRDFDDYPLVKTSFEGLNTVRCTSPINAFEAENIAITGKGVIDGNGDAWRPVKKGKMTPGQWDKLVKSGGVLSDDEKMWFPTANSKKGYTSSSNFNVPDLISDDELASVKDFLRPVMVSLVKCNKVLLDGPTFQNSPAWNIHPLMSENVVIRNLNVRNPWYSQNGDGLDLESCKNALVYNNTFDVGDDAICFKSGKNQDGRDRGMPTENVIVKNNTVYHAHGGFVVGSEMSGGVRNVHVSNCTFIGTDVGLRFKSTRGRGGVVENIHISDIDMINIPTDAIRFNMFYGGNSPVLEEDQDAEDEARDETIVPVTEETPAFKDIYMKNITATGSGTAAFFMGLPEKSLENVRLENALLEAKNGITVIDTDGLVLKNVEVRAAKTSALTIYNSRNVQVTEFSFGDNGKTPVRVLGELSSDIQFDQADFSNVEEQVTKGKGLPSNALNLK